From Sulfolobales archaeon, one genomic window encodes:
- a CDS encoding xanthine dehydrogenase family protein molybdopterin-binding subunit: protein MIRIRYVGMPIKTFEGLRFVRGAGRYVCDIKLPNMAYLKILRSPYPRAIIRNIEVIGRKPLLMITWRDINEKLRLRVEPEIAGYAKLAPMPILARGVANFVGQPVAAIVAEDPYEAEDLAENIYIEYEPLESVSDPEKAMEPGAPQIHEGIERNLCIDRRFVGGDLGAFREADIAVDVEIDMERVVANPIEPKAAIAIYEGGNLTLYATTQNPFRVRDDLSEILKIPRDRVRVISPDVGGGFGVKVPLHAEYVIAAYASIALKRPVKWVETRREHLVAPYQGRGVRARVKGFFKKNGRILGISGRVIVDLGAYNFSINQNIAVNIVRWVTGPYDVKAVDIDLKAVFTNKTPFNAYRGAGRPEAALIYERVMDAAADELGIDRGDIRAINMIRGSGEYRNPLGVAIDVANYVETYMRAYKIYRDLRERLGSICPRGMICGVGISSYIEFNRASPGERARIRVGDGYIEIAVGTHSHGQGHATVYAQIAADELGIPIERVRITYGDTSSLEGGEGTSGSRSIVAGGAAVIKACRALLERISSMGYTIEEALKRLRGLEIEVFAEAGNIFSFGSHVAVVAVDPEVGSARVIKYVAVDDVGRAINPAIIEGQIIGGVIQGAGQVLWEAARYDEKGYPLFSTIVDTGVPTAVEAFEVDSIFVENPSRYPHGARGVGEAGAIGAPPAIISAIEDAIKRRVRKIPVYPEDLLRILREAPRIRS, encoded by the coding sequence GTGATCAGGATTAGATATGTTGGAATGCCCATCAAAACGTTCGAGGGTCTGAGGTTTGTAAGGGGTGCTGGTAGATATGTATGCGATATCAAGCTCCCAAATATGGCGTATCTAAAGATCCTGAGATCCCCATATCCTCGAGCGATTATACGGAATATAGAGGTTATAGGTAGAAAGCCTCTCCTAATGATAACGTGGAGGGATATCAATGAGAAGCTCAGGCTTAGGGTGGAGCCGGAGATCGCTGGCTATGCTAAGCTAGCCCCAATGCCCATACTAGCTAGGGGTGTTGCTAACTTTGTTGGTCAGCCCGTTGCAGCTATAGTTGCTGAGGATCCCTATGAGGCTGAGGATCTCGCTGAGAATATCTATATCGAGTACGAGCCTCTAGAATCAGTGTCAGATCCTGAAAAAGCTATGGAGCCTGGAGCACCTCAGATCCATGAGGGGATTGAAAGGAATCTCTGTATAGATAGGAGATTCGTGGGAGGGGATTTAGGAGCCTTTAGAGAGGCTGATATAGCTGTTGATGTGGAGATAGATATGGAGAGGGTTGTTGCAAACCCTATAGAGCCTAAGGCTGCTATAGCAATCTATGAGGGTGGTAACCTTACTCTCTATGCAACAACACAGAATCCCTTTAGAGTTAGGGATGATCTGAGCGAGATACTCAAGATCCCCAGGGATAGGGTGAGAGTGATATCACCAGATGTTGGGGGTGGCTTCGGCGTTAAGGTACCGCTACACGCTGAATATGTTATAGCAGCATATGCCTCTATAGCTCTTAAAAGGCCTGTTAAATGGGTTGAGACTAGGAGAGAGCATCTCGTAGCCCCTTATCAGGGGAGGGGTGTTAGGGCTCGTGTGAAGGGTTTCTTCAAGAAGAACGGTAGGATCCTCGGGATCTCTGGCAGGGTTATAGTGGATCTAGGTGCATATAACTTCTCCATAAACCAGAACATAGCTGTGAACATCGTTAGATGGGTTACAGGGCCATATGATGTGAAGGCCGTCGACATAGATCTCAAAGCGGTTTTTACAAACAAGACTCCGTTCAATGCATATAGAGGCGCTGGGAGGCCAGAGGCTGCCCTTATATATGAGAGGGTGATGGATGCAGCTGCGGACGAGCTTGGAATCGATAGGGGGGATATAAGGGCTATCAACATGATCAGAGGATCTGGCGAGTATAGGAATCCCCTGGGTGTTGCGATCGATGTGGCTAACTATGTTGAGACATATATGAGGGCCTATAAGATCTACAGGGATCTGAGGGAGAGGCTGGGCAGCATATGTCCTAGGGGGATGATCTGTGGTGTGGGTATATCGAGCTACATAGAGTTTAACAGAGCATCGCCAGGTGAGAGGGCTAGGATCAGGGTTGGCGATGGATATATAGAGATAGCCGTAGGAACCCACTCACATGGGCAGGGACATGCGACCGTATATGCTCAGATCGCTGCGGACGAGCTAGGGATCCCGATAGAGAGGGTGAGGATAACATATGGAGACACCTCAAGCCTCGAAGGTGGTGAGGGTACCTCGGGTAGTAGGAGTATCGTGGCTGGCGGTGCAGCTGTTATCAAGGCATGTAGAGCTCTGCTGGAGAGGATATCCAGCATGGGCTACACCATAGAAGAGGCTTTGAAGAGGCTGAGGGGGCTAGAGATAGAGGTGTTTGCAGAGGCTGGCAATATATTTTCATTCGGATCCCACGTAGCTGTGGTAGCAGTAGATCCCGAGGTTGGTAGTGCGAGGGTTATCAAATACGTAGCCGTGGATGATGTTGGGAGAGCAATAAATCCTGCGATCATTGAGGGCCAGATTATTGGAGGCGTTATCCAAGGGGCTGGACAGGTTCTTTGGGAGGCTGCTAGATATGATGAAAAGGGGTATCCCCTCTTCTCAACAATAGTAGATACAGGGGTTCCAACAGCTGTTGAGGCATTTGAAGTCGACTCCATATTTGTTGAGAACCCCTCTAGATACCCTCATGGTGCAAGGGGTGTTGGCGAGGCCGGGGCTATAGGGGCTCCACCTGCTATAATATCTGCTATTGAAGACGCTATAAAGCGAAGGGTTAGGAAGATCCCGGTATATCCCGAGGATCTCCTGAGGATATTGCGTGAAGCCCCTAGGATCAGATCTTGA
- a CDS encoding flavin reductase family protein → MSIEDRFRDVMRRYPTGVTVVTSYIADKPHGLTVNSFTSISIKPPLVGIFITTGSTGYKAIKETGAYAVNILKHDQEVIARRFAEEPPNKRFENLRWYRTRSLGLPAIDGSLAYIEARVVGESDIADHTLFIGEVVDAEILIDSEPLIYYMRGYRKILKI, encoded by the coding sequence TTGTCTATAGAAGATAGGTTTAGAGATGTTATGAGGAGATACCCCACTGGGGTGACTGTGGTTACATCTTATATAGCTGATAAACCCCACGGCCTCACAGTTAATTCCTTCACATCAATATCGATCAAACCCCCTCTGGTGGGGATCTTCATAACGACAGGATCAACAGGGTATAAGGCTATCAAGGAGACGGGTGCGTATGCCGTTAACATATTAAAACATGATCAAGAGGTTATAGCTAGGAGATTCGCGGAGGAGCCTCCCAACAAGAGGTTTGAGAATCTTAGATGGTATAGAACTAGATCTCTTGGGCTACCCGCTATAGACGGCTCACTGGCATATATAGAGGCGAGGGTTGTTGGGGAGAGCGATATAGCTGATCACACGCTATTCATAGGTGAGGTGGTTGATGCAGAAATACTCATAGATTCTGAGCCCCTTATCTACTATATGAGAGGCTATAGAAAGATCCTCAAGATCTGA
- a CDS encoding aldolase/citrate lyase family protein, translating into MNRLVEKALKGEVLFGTWITINSPEVPEAISTLPIDWVVIDMEHAPLDIYDVELLLMGLKGSGVAGIVRVPWNDPVHIKRVLDVGAHGILVPWVSTYEEALAVERAVIYPPKGIRGVGPRRATMYGSIPSTEYYKRYLEDLIVLVQIETSSAVENLEKILEVKTLTGIFVGPSDLSASLGVFGERDSPILVGALEKIARVARAKPIRGIMAYTPEEAARAIKMGYNMISLSSDMANLLRGLRIFMRDVERLIK; encoded by the coding sequence ATGAATAGACTTGTTGAGAAGGCTTTGAAGGGAGAGGTGCTTTTCGGAACGTGGATCACAATTAATAGCCCTGAGGTTCCAGAGGCTATATCAACGCTACCAATAGACTGGGTTGTTATTGATATGGAGCATGCACCCCTAGATATATATGACGTTGAGCTCCTGCTCATGGGGCTTAAGGGGAGCGGTGTTGCTGGTATTGTAAGGGTTCCCTGGAATGATCCTGTGCATATTAAGAGGGTTCTAGATGTAGGAGCCCATGGTATCCTAGTACCTTGGGTTAGCACATATGAGGAAGCGCTAGCAGTCGAGAGGGCTGTGATATACCCTCCTAAGGGGATAAGGGGTGTTGGGCCTAGAAGGGCCACCATGTACGGATCTATCCCCAGCACGGAGTATTATAAAAGATATCTAGAGGATCTAATAGTGCTAGTACAGATAGAGACCTCAAGCGCTGTAGAGAATCTAGAGAAGATATTAGAGGTAAAGACACTCACAGGGATCTTCGTAGGGCCCAGCGACCTCTCAGCATCCCTAGGAGTCTTTGGAGAGAGGGATAGCCCTATATTAGTTGGGGCTCTTGAGAAGATAGCGAGGGTTGCTAGGGCAAAACCTATTAGAGGTATAATGGCCTACACCCCTGAGGAGGCTGCTAGAGCTATCAAGATGGGATATAACATGATATCCCTATCATCTGATATGGCCAACCTGTTGAGGGGGCTAAGGATATTCATGCGTGATGTGGAGAGACTCATTAAATAG
- a CDS encoding NAD(P)-dependent oxidoreductase has product MREIRVIGFRGLGKMGMPMAKRLIQVGGYKLKVFTTEKAKAEEMSRLGAIVVGSNEELGIGVDAVISSIPGDKELIETYLGEKGILKNMEPGTTIIEMSTVTPMASRKVAEEASRRGIYYLRSPISGSTLFAERGELTIYVSGDRRAYENALPVLRVLGNKISYVGPGEEARYLKLLINIIVATTPVIVAEALAIGEKAGIDWRTLIDALGSSVVASPQIGYKLKTLLEKDFSKPAFTVKQMIKDLDYALEVGKELGVFMPLTSLVRQVFEALDKSGRGELDYFATLELVEELSGVKKVEKKQS; this is encoded by the coding sequence GTGAGGGAGATAAGGGTCATAGGTTTTAGGGGTCTTGGGAAAATGGGTATGCCTATGGCGAAGAGGTTAATACAGGTTGGTGGGTATAAGCTGAAGGTATTCACCACAGAGAAGGCTAAGGCTGAGGAGATGTCTAGGTTGGGAGCAATTGTAGTAGGATCTAATGAGGAGCTCGGCATAGGTGTTGATGCTGTCATATCCTCTATCCCAGGCGATAAGGAGCTTATAGAGACATATCTAGGTGAGAAAGGGATTCTAAAGAATATGGAGCCGGGAACCACCATAATAGAGATGAGCACCGTGACCCCGATGGCGTCTAGAAAGGTGGCTGAGGAAGCGTCTAGGAGGGGTATCTACTACCTTAGATCTCCTATAAGTGGTAGCACTCTATTCGCGGAAAGGGGGGAGCTGACGATATATGTCTCAGGGGATAGGAGGGCATATGAAAACGCCCTCCCCGTGCTCAGGGTTCTCGGAAACAAGATCTCCTATGTCGGCCCTGGTGAGGAGGCTAGATATCTCAAGCTCCTAATAAATATAATAGTCGCTACAACACCCGTAATAGTTGCAGAGGCACTTGCAATAGGTGAGAAGGCTGGTATAGATTGGAGAACCCTTATAGATGCTCTGGGGAGCAGCGTGGTTGCATCGCCACAGATTGGATATAAGTTGAAGACCCTTCTAGAGAAGGACTTCTCAAAACCGGCTTTCACCGTGAAACAGATGATCAAAGACCTAGACTATGCGTTAGAGGTTGGGAAGGAGCTAGGGGTTTTCATGCCCCTAACATCCCTTGTAAGGCAGGTCTTCGAAGCTCTTGATAAAAGTGGGAGGGGAGAGCTAGATTATTTCGCAACACTTGAGCTGGTAGAGGAGCTCTCAGGGGTTAAGAAGGTGGAGAAGAAGCAAAGCTAG
- a CDS encoding ABC transporter ATP-binding protein — protein sequence MSLRVINLESGYGATQILWGVSFEVSRGSFTSVLGPNGAGKTTLLNTIMGFIRPWRGVIEYSGIDITRTPPHKKVEMGINIVPEGRRLFPDLSVRENLMLAAKTKRARNHINSTLDLVFTLFPVLKERLDQKAGTLSGGEQQMLAIARTIMTKPELILMDEPSQGLAPKIAFEVFEAIKRLKEVEKISILLVEQNISLALEVSEYIYIMDHGKIVGGGSKEDMLRESLDILNKLTGL from the coding sequence GTGTCACTTAGGGTTATTAACCTAGAATCTGGCTATGGAGCAACCCAGATCCTCTGGGGAGTTAGCTTCGAGGTCTCCAGAGGCTCATTCACCTCGGTGCTAGGGCCAAACGGTGCTGGGAAGACGACTCTTCTAAACACCATAATGGGCTTTATAAGGCCTTGGAGAGGGGTGATAGAATATAGTGGTATCGATATAACGAGAACGCCTCCCCATAAGAAGGTGGAGATGGGTATAAATATAGTGCCTGAGGGTAGAAGGCTATTCCCAGATCTAAGTGTTAGGGAGAACCTAATGCTCGCTGCAAAGACTAAGAGGGCTAGGAACCATATTAATAGCACATTGGATCTTGTGTTCACATTATTTCCTGTGTTGAAGGAAAGGCTAGATCAGAAGGCTGGAACTCTAAGCGGTGGTGAGCAGCAGATGCTAGCAATAGCGAGAACAATAATGACGAAGCCGGAGCTCATATTGATGGACGAGCCAAGCCAGGGATTAGCCCCTAAAATCGCTTTCGAGGTCTTCGAAGCTATTAAGAGGCTAAAGGAGGTGGAGAAGATATCTATCCTCCTGGTGGAGCAGAACATAAGCCTCGCGCTAGAGGTTAGCGAATATATATACATAATGGATCATGGGAAAATCGTGGGTGGCGGATCTAAGGAGGATATGCTGAGAGAGTCACTAGATATCCTGAACAAGCTAACTGGGCTATAA